In Chiroxiphia lanceolata isolate bChiLan1 chromosome 9, bChiLan1.pri, whole genome shotgun sequence, one DNA window encodes the following:
- the NEXN gene encoding nexilin isoform X1 translates to MNDIAQKTEILLSSSKPVQKSYVPKLHKGDVKDKFEAMQKAREERNQRRSRDEKQRRKEQYVREREWNRRKQEMKELLASDEDDDTKLSKTEKGYVPKLIGTVKGKFAEMEKQRQEEERKRTEEERKRRIEQDMIEKRKIQRELAKKAQEIEDFNNTGTESAAEEGDDSLLVTVVPVKPTKTPGRVKINCENPGKERAEEEETKNETQSLKETKCLSFVTGENESSAPPESVSPGKLKVTFEELERQRQESQRRQAEEEARQRLQEERRAFEEARQQMINEGGDEESENSVKEFRPGKLRLSFEEMERQRREEEKRKAEEEARRRIEEEKRAFAEARKNMQVLDDESPEMFKTFSQESLVPGKLEINFEELLRQKMEEEKRRTEEERRQKLEMERQEFQQLRQEMGELEEECETFELSKEYEELIKLKRSGSIQAKNLKSKFEKIGQLSQEEIQKKIEEERAKRRAMDEEIREREAEKFQEEDDVDVRPAKKSEAPFTHKVNMKARFEQMARAREEEEQRRIEEQKFLRMQFEQKEIDAALQKKREEEEEEEGSIINGSTCEDEEDQARSGAPWFKKSLKNTSVVDGEPVRFTVKITGEPKPEVTWWFEGEMLQDSEDYQYIERGETYCLYLPETFPEDEGEYMCKAVNNRGSAASTCILTIETDDY, encoded by the exons ATGAATGACATTGCACAGAAAACTGAG ATTCTGCTTTCTTCATCTAAACCCGTCCAAAAGTCCTATGTGCCCAAGCTTCACAAGGGTGATGTAAAGGATAAATTTGAAGCAATGCaaaaagcaagggaagaaagaaatcaaaggagATCTAgagatgaaaagcaaagaagaaaagaacaataTGTTAGAGAGAGAGAATGGAACAGGAGAAAGCAGGAG ATGAAAGAACTGCTTGCATCTGATGAAGACGATGACACCAAGTtatctaaaacagaaaaaggttaTGTCCCAAAACTAATAG GGACTGTTAAAGGCAAATTTGCAGAAATGGAGAAGCAAAggcaagaagaagaaagaaaaagaacggaagaagaaagaaagcgCAGAATCGAACAAGACATgattgagaaaagaaaaattcaaagagaaTTAGCCAAAAAAGCCCAGGAG ATTGAGGACTTTAACAATACGGGAACTGAATCAGCAGCTGAG GAAGGGGATGATTCACTCCTAGTTACAGTAGTGCCTGTGAAACCCACCAAGACACCTGGGAGGGTGAAAATAAACTGTGAGAACCCAGgaaaggagagagcagaggaggaagaaacgAAGAATGAAACCCAATCCCTGAAGGAAACCAAGTGCCTTTCGTTTGTCACG GGTGAGAATGAAAGCAGTGCCCCCCCGGAGTCTGTGTCTCCTGGGAAGCTGAAGGTGACATTCgaggagctggagaggcagaggcaggagagccAAAGGCGGCAGGCGGAGGAGGAGGCGCGGCAgcggctgcaggaggagagacGGGCCTTTGAGGAGGCCAGACAGCAAATG ATAAATGAAGGTGGGGATGAAGAATCTGAAAATTCTGTTAAAGAATTCCGCCCAGGGAAACTCCGACTGAGTTTTGAGGAGATGgaaagacagaggagagaagaggagaagaggaaagcagaggaggaagcGAGGAGACGCatagaggaggagaaaagagcaTTTGCTGAAGCGAGGAAGAACATG CAGGTGCTGGATGATGAATCAccagaaatgtttaaaacattttctcaagAATCCCTCGTACCTGGGaaactggaaattaattttgaggagctgctgaggcaaaaaatggaagaggagaagagacGCACGGAAGAAGAGCGTCGGCAAAAGTTGGAAATGGAAAGGCAAGAATTCCAACAGCTGAGACAAGAAATGGGAGAG CTGGAAGAAGAGTGTGAAACTTTTGAGCTCAGCAAAGAATATGAAGAATTAATAAAGCTAAAAAGAAGTGGCTCTATTCAGGCAAAGAACTTAAAAAGCAAGTTTGAAAAAATAGGACAGTTGTCtcaagaagaaatacagaagaagatTGAAGAAGAGCGAGCAAAGAGAAGAGCAATGGATgaagaaataagagaaagagaagctgaaaaattcCAGGAG GAGGACGATGTAGATGTGAGACCAGCCAAGAAATCCGAGGCTCCATTTACTCACAAGGTGAACATGAAGGCCCGTTTTGAGCAAATGGCCAGAgcccgggaggaggaggagcagaggaggatcGAGGAGCAGAAATTCCTGCGCATGCAGTTTGAACAGAAGGAAATCGATGCAGCCTTACAGAAG aaaagagaagaggaagaagaagaagagggaagcaTCATTAATGGTTCTACTTGTGAAGATGAGGAGGATCAAGCTCGATCTGGAGCTCCCTGGTTCAAGAAGTCACTGAAAAACACCTCAGTTGTTGATGGCGAGCCAGTGAGATTCACAGTTAAAATCACCGGAGAGCCCAAACCTGAAGTTACGTGGTGGTTTGAGGGGGAGATGTTGCAGGACTCTGAGGACTATCAGTACATTGAAAGAGGAGAAACCTACTGCCTTTACTTGCCAGAAACCTTCCCAGAAGACGAAGGGGAATATATGTGTAAAGCAGTCAACAACAGAGGCTCAGCTGCCAGCACCTGCATTCTCACCATTGAAA CTGATGACTACTAA
- the NEXN gene encoding nexilin isoform X8, protein MNDIAQKTEMKELLASDEDDDTKLSKTEKGYVPKLIGTVKGKFAEMEKQRQEEERKRTEEERKRRIEQDMIEKRKIQRELAKKAQEIEDFNNTGTESAAEEGDDSLLVTVVPVKPTKTPGRVKINCENPGKERAEEEETKNETQSLKETKCLSFVTGENESSAPPESVSPGKLKVTFEELERQRQESQRRQAEEEARQRLQEERRAFEEARQQMINEGGDEESENSVKEFRPGKLRLSFEEMERQRREEEKRKAEEEARRRIEEEKRAFAEARKNMVLDDESPEMFKTFSQESLVPGKLEINFEELLRQKMEEEKRRTEEERRQKLEMERQEFQQLRQEMGELEEECETFELSKEYEELIKLKRSGSIQAKNLKSKFEKIGQLSQEEIQKKIEEERAKRRAMDEEIREREAEKFQEEDDVDVRPAKKSEAPFTHKVNMKARFEQMARAREEEEQRRIEEQKFLRMQFEQKEIDAALQKKREEEEEEEGSIINGSTCEDEEDQARSGAPWFKKSLKNTSVVDGEPVRFTVKITGEPKPEVTWWFEGEMLQDSEDYQYIERGETYCLYLPETFPEDEGEYMCKAVNNRGSAASTCILTIESKS, encoded by the exons ATGAATGACATTGCACAGAAAACTGAG ATGAAAGAACTGCTTGCATCTGATGAAGACGATGACACCAAGTtatctaaaacagaaaaaggttaTGTCCCAAAACTAATAG GGACTGTTAAAGGCAAATTTGCAGAAATGGAGAAGCAAAggcaagaagaagaaagaaaaagaacggaagaagaaagaaagcgCAGAATCGAACAAGACATgattgagaaaagaaaaattcaaagagaaTTAGCCAAAAAAGCCCAGGAG ATTGAGGACTTTAACAATACGGGAACTGAATCAGCAGCTGAG GAAGGGGATGATTCACTCCTAGTTACAGTAGTGCCTGTGAAACCCACCAAGACACCTGGGAGGGTGAAAATAAACTGTGAGAACCCAGgaaaggagagagcagaggaggaagaaacgAAGAATGAAACCCAATCCCTGAAGGAAACCAAGTGCCTTTCGTTTGTCACG GGTGAGAATGAAAGCAGTGCCCCCCCGGAGTCTGTGTCTCCTGGGAAGCTGAAGGTGACATTCgaggagctggagaggcagaggcaggagagccAAAGGCGGCAGGCGGAGGAGGAGGCGCGGCAgcggctgcaggaggagagacGGGCCTTTGAGGAGGCCAGACAGCAAATG ATAAATGAAGGTGGGGATGAAGAATCTGAAAATTCTGTTAAAGAATTCCGCCCAGGGAAACTCCGACTGAGTTTTGAGGAGATGgaaagacagaggagagaagaggagaagaggaaagcagaggaggaagcGAGGAGACGCatagaggaggagaaaagagcaTTTGCTGAAGCGAGGAAGAACATG GTGCTGGATGATGAATCAccagaaatgtttaaaacattttctcaagAATCCCTCGTACCTGGGaaactggaaattaattttgaggagctgctgaggcaaaaaatggaagaggagaagagacGCACGGAAGAAGAGCGTCGGCAAAAGTTGGAAATGGAAAGGCAAGAATTCCAACAGCTGAGACAAGAAATGGGAGAG CTGGAAGAAGAGTGTGAAACTTTTGAGCTCAGCAAAGAATATGAAGAATTAATAAAGCTAAAAAGAAGTGGCTCTATTCAGGCAAAGAACTTAAAAAGCAAGTTTGAAAAAATAGGACAGTTGTCtcaagaagaaatacagaagaagatTGAAGAAGAGCGAGCAAAGAGAAGAGCAATGGATgaagaaataagagaaagagaagctgaaaaattcCAGGAG GAGGACGATGTAGATGTGAGACCAGCCAAGAAATCCGAGGCTCCATTTACTCACAAGGTGAACATGAAGGCCCGTTTTGAGCAAATGGCCAGAgcccgggaggaggaggagcagaggaggatcGAGGAGCAGAAATTCCTGCGCATGCAGTTTGAACAGAAGGAAATCGATGCAGCCTTACAGAAG aaaagagaagaggaagaagaagaagagggaagcaTCATTAATGGTTCTACTTGTGAAGATGAGGAGGATCAAGCTCGATCTGGAGCTCCCTGGTTCAAGAAGTCACTGAAAAACACCTCAGTTGTTGATGGCGAGCCAGTGAGATTCACAGTTAAAATCACCGGAGAGCCCAAACCTGAAGTTACGTGGTGGTTTGAGGGGGAGATGTTGCAGGACTCTGAGGACTATCAGTACATTGAAAGAGGAGAAACCTACTGCCTTTACTTGCCAGAAACCTTCCCAGAAGACGAAGGGGAATATATGTGTAAAGCAGTCAACAACAGAGGCTCAGCTGCCAGCACCTGCATTCTCACCATTGAAAGTAAGAGTTAG
- the NEXN gene encoding nexilin isoform X3, producing MNDIAQKTEILLSSSKPVQKSYVPKLHKGDVKDKFEAMQKAREERNQRRSRDEKQRRKEQYVREREWNRRKQEMKELLASDEDDDTKLSKTEKGYVPKLIGTVKGKFAEMEKQRQEEERKRTEEERKRRIEQDMIEKRKIQRELAKKAQEIEDFNNTGTESAAEEGDDSLLVTVVPVKPTKTPGRVKINCENPGKERAEEEETKNETQSLKETKCLSFVTGENESSAPPESVSPGKLKVTFEELERQRQESQRRQAEEEARQRLQEERRAFEEARQQMINEGGDEESENSVKEFRPGKLRLSFEEMERQRREEEKRKAEEEARRRIEEEKRAFAEARKNMVLDDESPEMFKTFSQESLVPGKLEINFEELLRQKMEEEKRRTEEERRQKLEMERQEFQQLRQEMGELEEECETFELSKEYEELIKLKRSGSIQAKNLKSKFEKIGQLSQEEIQKKIEEERAKRRAMDEEIREREAEKFQEEDDVDVRPAKKSEAPFTHKVNMKARFEQMARAREEEEQRRIEEQKFLRMQFEQKEIDAALQKKREEEEEEEGSIINGSTCEDEEDQARSGAPWFKKSLKNTSVVDGEPVRFTVKITGEPKPEVTWWFEGEMLQDSEDYQYIERGETYCLYLPETFPEDEGEYMCKAVNNRGSAASTCILTIESKS from the exons ATGAATGACATTGCACAGAAAACTGAG ATTCTGCTTTCTTCATCTAAACCCGTCCAAAAGTCCTATGTGCCCAAGCTTCACAAGGGTGATGTAAAGGATAAATTTGAAGCAATGCaaaaagcaagggaagaaagaaatcaaaggagATCTAgagatgaaaagcaaagaagaaaagaacaataTGTTAGAGAGAGAGAATGGAACAGGAGAAAGCAGGAG ATGAAAGAACTGCTTGCATCTGATGAAGACGATGACACCAAGTtatctaaaacagaaaaaggttaTGTCCCAAAACTAATAG GGACTGTTAAAGGCAAATTTGCAGAAATGGAGAAGCAAAggcaagaagaagaaagaaaaagaacggaagaagaaagaaagcgCAGAATCGAACAAGACATgattgagaaaagaaaaattcaaagagaaTTAGCCAAAAAAGCCCAGGAG ATTGAGGACTTTAACAATACGGGAACTGAATCAGCAGCTGAG GAAGGGGATGATTCACTCCTAGTTACAGTAGTGCCTGTGAAACCCACCAAGACACCTGGGAGGGTGAAAATAAACTGTGAGAACCCAGgaaaggagagagcagaggaggaagaaacgAAGAATGAAACCCAATCCCTGAAGGAAACCAAGTGCCTTTCGTTTGTCACG GGTGAGAATGAAAGCAGTGCCCCCCCGGAGTCTGTGTCTCCTGGGAAGCTGAAGGTGACATTCgaggagctggagaggcagaggcaggagagccAAAGGCGGCAGGCGGAGGAGGAGGCGCGGCAgcggctgcaggaggagagacGGGCCTTTGAGGAGGCCAGACAGCAAATG ATAAATGAAGGTGGGGATGAAGAATCTGAAAATTCTGTTAAAGAATTCCGCCCAGGGAAACTCCGACTGAGTTTTGAGGAGATGgaaagacagaggagagaagaggagaagaggaaagcagaggaggaagcGAGGAGACGCatagaggaggagaaaagagcaTTTGCTGAAGCGAGGAAGAACATG GTGCTGGATGATGAATCAccagaaatgtttaaaacattttctcaagAATCCCTCGTACCTGGGaaactggaaattaattttgaggagctgctgaggcaaaaaatggaagaggagaagagacGCACGGAAGAAGAGCGTCGGCAAAAGTTGGAAATGGAAAGGCAAGAATTCCAACAGCTGAGACAAGAAATGGGAGAG CTGGAAGAAGAGTGTGAAACTTTTGAGCTCAGCAAAGAATATGAAGAATTAATAAAGCTAAAAAGAAGTGGCTCTATTCAGGCAAAGAACTTAAAAAGCAAGTTTGAAAAAATAGGACAGTTGTCtcaagaagaaatacagaagaagatTGAAGAAGAGCGAGCAAAGAGAAGAGCAATGGATgaagaaataagagaaagagaagctgaaaaattcCAGGAG GAGGACGATGTAGATGTGAGACCAGCCAAGAAATCCGAGGCTCCATTTACTCACAAGGTGAACATGAAGGCCCGTTTTGAGCAAATGGCCAGAgcccgggaggaggaggagcagaggaggatcGAGGAGCAGAAATTCCTGCGCATGCAGTTTGAACAGAAGGAAATCGATGCAGCCTTACAGAAG aaaagagaagaggaagaagaagaagagggaagcaTCATTAATGGTTCTACTTGTGAAGATGAGGAGGATCAAGCTCGATCTGGAGCTCCCTGGTTCAAGAAGTCACTGAAAAACACCTCAGTTGTTGATGGCGAGCCAGTGAGATTCACAGTTAAAATCACCGGAGAGCCCAAACCTGAAGTTACGTGGTGGTTTGAGGGGGAGATGTTGCAGGACTCTGAGGACTATCAGTACATTGAAAGAGGAGAAACCTACTGCCTTTACTTGCCAGAAACCTTCCCAGAAGACGAAGGGGAATATATGTGTAAAGCAGTCAACAACAGAGGCTCAGCTGCCAGCACCTGCATTCTCACCATTGAAAGTAAGAGTTAG